The following coding sequences lie in one Fusarium poae strain DAOMC 252244 chromosome 1, whole genome shotgun sequence genomic window:
- a CDS encoding hypothetical protein (BUSCO:49699at5125): MLYDLNIAWSPSMTEEQLLQTLTLSSSLGYSTVALNHTLTLPFAPNHTAPFPSISSSPTSKLPNVLHRATLPLSDPSANNYRIPFLTSTYDIIAARPLTDKAFQNACLTLDVPIISVDFTKYLEFHFKPKPCMAAVSRGIRFEVCYSQALTADARGRANFISNVTGLIRATRGRGIILSSEAKDALSLRAPADVVNLLSVWGLGSEKGMQGLGEIPRSIVVNEGIKRNGFRGVINIVEVAEQEKGSNDNADGKNTGNDSGKKNKNKGLNQNQKRKKGEDDNQQISKRQAKKMKLAQRNATTEKK, from the coding sequence ATGCTTTACGACCTCAACATCGCCTGGTCGCCTTCCATGACCGAGGAACAGCTTCTACAAACCCTCACTCTATCTTCATCTCTCGGATACTCAACCGTCGCTCTCAATCACACGCTCACGCTCCCGTTCGCTCCCAACCACACCGCGCCATTCCCGTCGATTTCATCATCGCCAACCTCAAAGCTTCCAAATGTCCTCCACCGCGCGACCCTTCCTCTATCAGACCCTTCGGCCAATAATTACCGAATTCCGTTCCTCACTTCCACATACGACATCATCGCCGCCCGTCCGCTCACGGACAAGGCCTTTCAAAACGCCTGCCTAACGCTTGACGTACCCATAATATCGGTGGACTTTACAAAGTATTTGGAGTTCCACTTCAAACCGAAACCATGCATGGCGGCTGTTTCGCGGGGTATTCGCTTTGAGGTCTGTTACAGCCAAGCTCTGACCGCCGATGCTCGAGGGCGTGCAAACTTCATCTCAAACGTCACAGGTCTCATCCGGGCCACACGTGGTAGAGGCATAATACTCAGCAGCGAAGCAAAGGATGCGCTTTCACTGAGGGCGCCCGCGGATGTGGTCAATCTACTGAGCGTATGGGGCTTGGGCAGCGAAAAGGGCATGCAAGGTCTTGGTGAGATACCGCGTTCTATCGTTGTAAACGAAGGCATCAAGAGGAACGGTTTCAGGGGTGTTATTAACATCGTCGAAGTTGCCGAACAAGAAAAAGGGTCAAACGATAATGCGGATGGCAAAAACACAGGGAACGATTCcggaaagaagaacaaaaacAAGGGACTGAATCAGAATCAAAAGCGCAAGAAGGGCGAGGATGACAATCAGCAAATCAGTAAACGACAGGCCAAAAAGATGAAGCTGGCCCAGAGAAATGCAACAACGGAGAAGAAGTGA